From Enterococcus wangshanyuanii, the proteins below share one genomic window:
- a CDS encoding pyrimidine-nucleoside phosphorylase, with the protein MRMVDIIEKKRNGKELSKQEIEFFVNGYTNGTIPDYQASAFLMAIYFQDMSDEERANLTLAMVASGDVIDLSNIDGIKVDKHSTGGVGDTTTLVLAPLVAALDIPFAKMSGRGLGHTGGTIDKLEAFSGFHVELTDQEFIEMVNRDKISVIGQSGNLTPADKKLYALRDVTATVSSIPLIASSIMSKKIAAGADAIVLDVKTGAGAFMKTEEEAAELASAMVRIGNLVGRNTMAIISDMSQPLGNAIGNSLEVKEAIDTLEGNGPEDLTELVLTLGSQMVVLAGKTDSLVEAREMLKGVIEDGSALTKFKQFIKNQGGDPSWIEDPEKLPQAEYEFEVFADEDGFVSEIVADNIGVAAMKLGAGRETKEDDIDLAVGLVLRKKVGDPVKQGESLVTIFANQKDVTDVERMIKENIRIGNDIPESKLIYREIHS; encoded by the coding sequence ATGAGAATGGTAGATATTATTGAAAAGAAAAGAAATGGCAAAGAGCTGAGCAAGCAAGAAATCGAATTTTTTGTTAACGGCTACACAAACGGTACGATTCCTGATTACCAGGCAAGTGCTTTTCTTATGGCAATCTATTTTCAGGATATGTCAGATGAAGAACGGGCCAATTTGACTTTGGCGATGGTCGCTTCAGGTGATGTGATCGATTTATCGAATATCGATGGAATCAAAGTCGATAAGCATTCTACAGGTGGCGTTGGCGATACAACGACCTTAGTACTAGCACCGTTAGTTGCGGCGTTAGATATTCCTTTTGCTAAAATGTCAGGTCGTGGTTTGGGACATACAGGCGGTACGATCGATAAATTAGAAGCCTTTTCTGGATTCCACGTAGAATTGACTGACCAAGAATTTATTGAAATGGTCAATCGTGATAAAATTTCTGTGATCGGGCAATCCGGAAATCTAACACCAGCAGACAAAAAATTATATGCTCTAAGAGATGTTACAGCAACTGTTAGTTCGATTCCTTTGATTGCCAGCTCAATTATGAGTAAAAAAATCGCTGCAGGTGCAGATGCCATTGTTTTGGATGTCAAGACGGGGGCAGGAGCTTTCATGAAGACCGAAGAAGAAGCAGCAGAACTTGCCTCAGCAATGGTTCGTATCGGCAATTTAGTTGGACGAAATACAATGGCAATCATTTCAGATATGTCTCAACCTTTAGGTAATGCGATCGGCAATTCACTAGAAGTTAAAGAAGCGATTGATACACTGGAAGGCAATGGTCCAGAGGATTTGACAGAATTAGTATTGACCTTAGGTAGTCAGATGGTCGTACTTGCCGGCAAAACGGATTCCTTAGTAGAAGCAAGAGAAATGCTGAAAGGAGTTATCGAAGACGGTTCAGCACTTACTAAATTCAAGCAATTCATTAAAAATCAGGGCGGAGATCCTAGTTGGATCGAAGATCCAGAGAAATTACCACAAGCAGAGTATGAATTTGAAGTTTTCGCTGATGAAGATGGGTTTGTTTCTGAAATCGTGGCAGATAATATCGGGGTTGCAGCAATGAAACTAGGAGCTGGACGAGAAACGAAAGAGGATGATATTGATTTAGCTGTTGGACTAGTTTTACGTAAAAAAGTAGGAGATCCAGTTAAACAAGGAGAATCTCTAGTTACGATTTTTGCCAATCAAAAAGATGTCACCGATGTTGAAAGGATGATCAAAGAAAATATCCGTATCGGTAATGATATTCCAGAAAGTAAATTGATTTATAGAGAGATCCATTCCTAG
- a CDS encoding GIY-YIG nuclease family protein: protein MNDTLKNQAKELPLTPGVYLMQDKHGDIIYVGKAKKLRERVSSYFIKNKQHSKKTLRMIQQLTSFYTIDVPTELDALLLECELIQTHRPIYNRQMNTFEKYKYFEINIEDNDIQLNILPAPTEKNCFGPFSIHRKLDQVKQILEELYGLNKNNYWHQTFSDQSTITLDRDVIIRELLEAFTLNGRQPQKRLETNMLLASENFSFERAGKMHEEWQFLTRFFNQNKKLILASQTDWQLLWLPYDSKIKYYLIYQGLVISSRIYTKQTFHKYTAAELAQKILPKSKPPHFKQFSKDQVDFINILYSYINQHNECRLIDLNDPFA, encoded by the coding sequence ATGAACGATACTTTGAAGAATCAGGCAAAGGAATTGCCACTTACGCCTGGTGTTTATTTAATGCAGGATAAACATGGAGACATCATCTATGTTGGCAAAGCAAAAAAATTACGCGAACGAGTCAGCAGTTACTTTATCAAAAATAAACAGCATTCTAAAAAAACATTGCGGATGATCCAACAATTGACAAGCTTTTATACGATCGATGTTCCAACTGAACTTGATGCTCTCTTATTAGAATGCGAGCTGATCCAAACTCATCGCCCCATTTATAACCGTCAGATGAACACATTCGAAAAGTATAAATATTTTGAGATCAATATAGAAGATAACGATATCCAACTCAATATCTTACCGGCTCCAACAGAAAAAAATTGCTTTGGCCCTTTCTCTATCCATAGAAAGCTTGATCAAGTGAAGCAAATTTTAGAAGAACTATACGGATTAAATAAAAATAATTATTGGCATCAAACCTTTTCGGATCAGTCAACAATTACTTTAGATAGAGACGTGATCATTAGAGAGCTGCTTGAAGCCTTTACTTTGAACGGTCGACAACCACAAAAGAGACTGGAAACAAACATGCTATTAGCTTCTGAGAATTTCTCATTTGAACGTGCTGGAAAAATGCATGAAGAATGGCAATTTCTAACTCGCTTTTTCAACCAAAATAAAAAGCTGATCCTCGCCAGCCAAACAGACTGGCAGCTGCTTTGGCTACCATATGATTCAAAAATAAAATATTATTTAATCTATCAAGGATTGGTCATCAGTAGTCGGATTTATACAAAACAGACGTTTCATAAATATACTGCGGCAGAACTAGCTCAAAAAATACTGCCTAAATCAAAACCGCCACACTTCAAACAATTTTCAAAAGACCAAGTCGATTTTATCAATATTTTATATAGCTATATCAATCAGCATAACGAATGCCGATTAATTGATTTGAATGATCCATTTGCATAA
- a CDS encoding sugar-binding transcriptional regulator — MDKEKQKLSIEVARLYYQSSLSQQEIAEKLNVSRPTISRLLNYAKEKGYVQITIFDPFSDLFEIEQKLKEKYHLSDVQVAFSPDPEYNSISEYLTSYAAEYLEGIIKSGDIIGISWGTTMHKTVSKMNHLDIKGVEVVQLKGGIAYFDVNNYAFETLTLFAEKLNTKAKTFPLPVILDSKIAKDLVVEDRHISKVISLGRQANIAVFTVGTVQSESLHFRLGYFTESEEKALKENAVGDICSRFFDENGKISDEEINSRTIGIELEELKKKEKSILIAGGDRKVKAIHGALVGGYANVLLIDKFTAMKLLNY, encoded by the coding sequence ATGGATAAAGAAAAACAAAAGCTAAGTATCGAAGTTGCAAGGCTTTACTATCAATCTTCGCTTAGTCAGCAGGAGATTGCAGAAAAATTAAATGTATCGCGTCCAACGATTTCAAGACTATTGAATTACGCGAAGGAAAAAGGCTATGTTCAGATTACGATTTTTGATCCTTTTTCAGATTTATTTGAGATCGAACAGAAACTAAAAGAGAAGTACCATCTATCTGACGTTCAGGTCGCATTCTCTCCAGATCCAGAATATAACTCTATTTCTGAATATCTGACTTCGTATGCTGCAGAGTATCTGGAAGGGATCATCAAAAGTGGAGATATTATTGGGATCAGTTGGGGAACAACGATGCATAAGACAGTATCTAAGATGAATCATTTAGATATCAAAGGTGTTGAGGTTGTCCAATTAAAAGGTGGTATCGCCTATTTTGATGTCAATAACTATGCATTTGAGACATTGACATTGTTTGCTGAAAAGCTGAATACTAAAGCAAAGACCTTCCCTTTACCAGTTATTTTAGATAGTAAGATCGCGAAAGATCTAGTTGTCGAAGATCGGCATATCAGTAAGGTCATTAGTTTAGGAAGACAGGCGAATATCGCTGTATTTACAGTTGGAACAGTTCAAAGTGAATCGCTTCATTTTCGCTTAGGCTATTTTACTGAATCGGAAGAAAAAGCGTTGAAGGAAAATGCTGTAGGAGATATTTGCTCTAGATTTTTTGATGAAAATGGAAAGATCAGTGATGAAGAGATCAATAGCCGAACGATTGGCATCGAACTTGAAGAGTTGAAGAAAAAGGAAAAATCGATTTTGATTGCCGGTGGTGATCGAAAAGTCAAAGCGATTCACGGGGCGTTAGTTGGAGGATATGCAAATGTCCTTTTGATCGATAAATTTACAGCAATGAAATTGTTGAATTATTAA
- a CDS encoding tyrosine-protein phosphatase, with protein sequence MNVQITNFRDLGGIKNKNGKKVKPRKLLRSGHLVNLDQVTQDLLVDTFNLTRIIDFRRDFEISESPDTPIEDVEYINLDLLGKMNAKSSSLADFAQLKSITAVDQHMLGVYEDLILNPGAQEGFTEFMDYILANKTGATIFHCFAGKDRTGYASALLLLLLDVEKEEIYKDFLITNTERKQANDELIQQFREQGFDEEQLESLATALYVKADYLDHAFKLIEKNFGTAEQYAAECLNIDQEKLNELRAMYLTD encoded by the coding sequence ATGAATGTACAAATCACAAATTTTAGAGATTTAGGCGGTATCAAAAATAAAAACGGGAAAAAAGTAAAACCAAGAAAATTATTGCGTTCGGGTCATTTGGTGAATTTAGACCAAGTAACACAAGACTTACTTGTTGATACGTTCAATTTGACAAGGATCATCGATTTCAGACGAGATTTTGAAATCAGTGAGTCGCCAGATACACCGATCGAAGATGTTGAGTATATCAATTTAGATTTATTAGGTAAAATGAACGCTAAAAGTTCGAGTTTGGCAGATTTTGCTCAATTGAAATCGATCACCGCTGTTGATCAGCACATGTTAGGTGTTTACGAAGATTTGATTTTAAATCCAGGAGCGCAAGAAGGCTTTACCGAATTTATGGATTATATTCTAGCGAATAAAACAGGGGCAACGATTTTCCATTGTTTCGCTGGTAAAGATCGAACCGGATATGCTTCTGCATTGCTATTATTACTTTTAGATGTAGAAAAAGAAGAAATCTACAAAGACTTTTTGATTACTAATACAGAAAGAAAGCAAGCAAATGATGAACTGATCCAACAATTTAGAGAACAAGGTTTTGACGAAGAACAGTTAGAATCTTTAGCAACAGCCTTGTATGTCAAAGCGGATTATTTGGATCATGCATTCAAGTTGATTGAGAAAAACTTCGGTACAGCTGAACAGTATGCTGCGGAATGTTTAAATATCGATCAGGAAAAATTAAATGAATTAAGAGCGATGTATTTGACAGATTAA
- the phoU gene encoding phosphate signaling complex protein PhoU, which produces MLRSQFEEELLNLHNQFYEMGMMVSNVVHKSVRSYINHDKKIANEVIDYDVEINDMEVKLEKKSFEMIALQQPVTTDLRMIITVMKASSDLERMADHAVSIAKSTIRLKGETRIPEIEKEISDMSDYVKKMVDNVLIAYVKTDQKDARMIAKMDTRVNEYFDSIYSHCIEAMQSNPETVVSGTDYLHVATYLERIGDYVTNICEWIVYLATGKITELNSNHDE; this is translated from the coding sequence ATGTTGCGTAGTCAATTTGAAGAAGAATTATTAAACTTGCATAATCAGTTTTATGAAATGGGAATGATGGTAAGTAATGTTGTACATAAATCGGTACGTTCTTACATCAACCATGATAAAAAAATCGCTAATGAAGTCATTGATTATGATGTTGAAATCAATGACATGGAAGTCAAACTTGAAAAGAAAAGTTTTGAAATGATCGCGTTACAACAACCAGTAACTACAGACTTGAGAATGATCATCACGGTCATGAAAGCCAGCTCTGACCTTGAAAGAATGGCAGACCATGCGGTGTCTATTGCCAAGTCAACGATTCGTCTAAAAGGGGAAACGCGTATTCCTGAAATCGAAAAAGAAATCTCAGACATGTCCGATTATGTAAAAAAAATGGTCGATAATGTGTTGATCGCATACGTGAAAACAGATCAAAAAGATGCTCGAATGATTGCCAAAATGGATACTCGAGTAAATGAATATTTTGATAGTATCTACAGCCACTGTATTGAAGCAATGCAGTCTAATCCTGAAACAGTAGTCAGTGGAACGGACTATCTTCATGTAGCAACGTATTTAGAACGTATCGGTGATTACGTAACAAATATTTGTGAATGGATTGTTTATCTGGCGACTGGTAAGATCACCGAACTCAATAGCAATCACGACGAATGA
- a CDS encoding phage holin family protein: MTYFQRLVVNTLTFVSLSVMFPNMIFVRSIGMAIIAAFVLSVLNMLVKPVLTILSLPFTLLTFGLFSFVVNAAMLKMTSSFVGEMNFGFSSFGAAILMAVIMSLVNAIVSERNLDKYSKKG, translated from the coding sequence ATGACATACTTTCAACGTTTAGTTGTTAATACGTTGACCTTTGTGTCACTCTCAGTGATGTTTCCTAACATGATTTTTGTAAGAAGTATTGGCATGGCAATCATTGCGGCCTTTGTACTTTCTGTTTTGAACATGCTGGTAAAACCAGTTCTAACGATTTTGTCATTGCCGTTTACACTGCTTACCTTTGGGTTATTCAGTTTTGTTGTAAACGCAGCGATGTTAAAAATGACCTCCTCTTTTGTAGGAGAAATGAACTTTGGTTTTTCAAGTTTTGGTGCAGCGATTTTAATGGCAGTGATCATGTCATTAGTCAATGCAATCGTTAGTGAACGCAACTTAGATAAATATAGTAAAAAAGGATAA
- the uhpT gene encoding hexose-6-phosphate:phosphate antiporter, translating to MKETNEVVGKQTQLTLTEQRKQWFKEFMKPFLVVVVIYITMYMIRNNFKAAQPLLKSQLGLTTTDLGYIGFVFSIVYGFGKFIVGYIVDGKNTKKILSILLLLSSITVLCMGILFTMNNVPMGWIVVLWSLNGLFQCVGGPSCASVITQWTTRSNRGRYIGLWNASHNIGGGFAGIFAVWCAQTFFKGQVAGMFIIPALVAAVVAIVTFFIGKNRPEDLGWNSSEEIFGEPVEEANVDAENLTKWQIFKKYLLTNPYIWVLCVANVFVYIVRIGIDNWAPLYVTEHLNFSQEAAAQTIFYFEMGALIGCLGWGYISDLLKGRPALVATISTILLPIGIIAYQVGTTELVINGALFILGMMIFGPQLLVNLSMLGFVPKKATVVSGGLLGAFAYLFGDSMAKILLAKISDPSKNGVNFFGHVLHGWNDTFIIFYISIVIIAVLLGIVAFAEERKRKRKQVSV from the coding sequence TTGAAAGAAACGAATGAAGTTGTTGGTAAACAAACTCAGTTGACCTTGACTGAACAAAGAAAACAATGGTTCAAAGAATTTATGAAACCGTTTTTGGTCGTTGTTGTCATTTACATCACGATGTATATGATCCGAAATAATTTTAAAGCAGCACAGCCGTTGCTAAAAAGTCAGTTAGGACTGACTACAACGGATTTAGGTTATATTGGTTTTGTCTTTTCTATCGTATATGGTTTTGGTAAATTTATCGTGGGCTATATCGTCGATGGAAAAAATACAAAGAAAATTTTATCTATATTGTTGCTATTATCATCGATCACCGTTTTATGTATGGGAATTCTTTTTACAATGAATAATGTCCCAATGGGCTGGATCGTTGTTTTGTGGTCATTGAACGGACTTTTCCAGTGCGTAGGTGGACCAAGTTGTGCTTCTGTCATCACACAATGGACGACTAGAAGCAATCGAGGTAGATACATTGGCTTATGGAATGCTTCACATAATATTGGTGGTGGTTTTGCAGGGATTTTTGCTGTGTGGTGTGCACAAACCTTTTTTAAAGGTCAGGTTGCAGGTATGTTTATCATCCCAGCATTAGTTGCAGCAGTTGTTGCGATCGTGACATTCTTTATCGGTAAGAACAGACCAGAAGATCTTGGCTGGAATTCAAGCGAAGAAATCTTTGGTGAACCAGTTGAGGAAGCGAATGTAGATGCTGAGAATTTAACGAAATGGCAAATTTTCAAGAAATATCTTTTAACGAATCCATATATTTGGGTACTTTGTGTAGCAAATGTATTTGTCTATATTGTTCGTATTGGTATCGATAATTGGGCACCATTGTACGTGACAGAGCATTTGAATTTTTCTCAGGAAGCTGCAGCTCAAACCATTTTCTACTTTGAAATGGGTGCTTTGATCGGGTGTCTTGGTTGGGGCTATATCTCAGATTTATTAAAAGGTAGACCTGCTTTAGTTGCAACGATCAGTACTATTTTGTTACCGATCGGAATCATTGCATATCAGGTTGGCACCACAGAATTAGTGATCAACGGAGCGTTGTTCATTTTAGGTATGATGATTTTTGGCCCACAGTTGTTGGTCAATCTTTCAATGTTAGGTTTTGTACCAAAAAAAGCAACAGTTGTATCTGGTGGATTGCTTGGTGCATTTGCTTACTTGTTTGGTGATTCGATGGCAAAAATTTTATTAGCTAAAATCTCAGATCCATCTAAAAACGGAGTGAACTTCTTTGGACATGTTCTGCATGGCTGGAATGATACATTTATCATTTTTTACATTTCGATCGTGATCATCGCAGTTCTTTTAGGGATCGTTGCATTTGCAGAAGAAAGAAAAAGAAAAAGAAAACAAGTAAGCGTATAA
- the deoC gene encoding deoxyribose-phosphate aldolase — MNVNKMIDHTLLKPEANEEALLTLIEEAKKYDFASVCVNPYWVALASKELTGTSVEVCTVIGFPLGANTTSVKAFETDDAIKNGATEIDMVINVGALKSGDEETVLKDIQGVVEAAKGRALVKVILETCLLTDREIVTASNLAVQAGADFVKTSTGFSTGGATVKDIALMRKTVGPDIGVKASGGVRTAEDTKAMIHAGASRIGASSSVAIVDATIENTTDGY; from the coding sequence ATGAACGTAAACAAAATGATCGACCACACATTATTGAAACCTGAGGCAAATGAAGAAGCCTTACTGACTCTCATTGAAGAAGCAAAGAAATATGACTTTGCTTCTGTCTGTGTTAATCCATATTGGGTGGCGTTGGCAAGTAAAGAATTAACTGGAACATCTGTTGAGGTATGTACTGTGATTGGATTTCCATTGGGCGCGAATACGACTAGTGTCAAAGCTTTTGAAACAGATGATGCAATCAAAAACGGTGCGACAGAAATTGATATGGTGATCAATGTAGGCGCATTGAAATCCGGTGATGAAGAGACTGTGCTGAAAGATATTCAAGGTGTTGTTGAAGCTGCCAAAGGAAGAGCACTTGTCAAAGTCATCTTGGAAACCTGTCTTTTGACTGATAGAGAAATCGTTACAGCTTCAAACTTGGCAGTTCAAGCAGGTGCTGATTTTGTCAAGACTTCCACTGGTTTTTCAACAGGTGGAGCTACCGTAAAAGATATTGCTTTAATGCGTAAAACTGTGGGTCCTGATATCGGGGTCAAAGCTTCCGGCGGTGTCCGAACTGCTGAAGATACAAAAGCAATGATCCATGCAGGCGCATCAAGAATCGGAGCTAGCTCTAGTGTTGCAATCGTTGATGCAACAATCGAAAATACAACAGATGGTTACTAA
- the hprK gene encoding HPr(Ser) kinase/phosphatase, protein MEEVVKIHQLVEKLSLEVVYGDEESLNREITTGDISRPGLELTGYFNYYPHNRLQLFGSKEITFAERMMPEERLMVMRRLCEKDTPAFIISRGLEAPEEMVQAAKEKGLAVLRSPISTSRLLGEISSYLDGRLAVRSSIHGVLVDVYGLGVLIQGDSGIGKSETALELIKRGHRLIADDRVDVYQQDELTVIGEPPKILQHLIEIRGIGIIDVMNLFGASAVRGFMQVQLVVYLEAWEKDKKYDRLGSDDAMIEIANVDVPQIRIPVKTGRNVAIIIEVAAMNFRAKTMGYDATKAFEERLTRLIEENSGNV, encoded by the coding sequence ATGGAAGAAGTTGTAAAAATTCATCAACTGGTAGAAAAGCTTTCTTTAGAAGTCGTTTATGGCGATGAAGAAAGTTTAAATAGAGAGATCACAACAGGAGATATTTCACGTCCTGGTTTAGAATTGACTGGTTACTTTAATTATTATCCCCATAATCGCTTACAATTATTCGGCAGTAAAGAAATCACCTTTGCTGAGCGGATGATGCCGGAAGAACGCTTAATGGTCATGCGTCGTTTATGTGAGAAAGATACGCCGGCCTTCATTATTTCTAGAGGATTAGAAGCTCCGGAAGAAATGGTGCAGGCTGCGAAAGAAAAAGGGTTAGCTGTATTACGTTCACCGATCTCGACGTCACGATTATTGGGTGAAATTTCCAGTTATCTGGATGGTCGTTTAGCTGTGAGAAGCAGTATCCATGGTGTATTAGTCGATGTGTATGGTTTAGGTGTATTGATCCAAGGTGATAGCGGCATCGGCAAGAGCGAAACGGCATTAGAATTGATCAAACGTGGACATCGCTTGATCGCAGATGATCGGGTCGACGTCTATCAGCAGGATGAGCTGACAGTGATCGGTGAGCCGCCAAAAATACTGCAGCATCTAATCGAGATCCGCGGCATTGGGATCATTGATGTAATGAATTTATTCGGTGCCAGTGCTGTTCGTGGCTTTATGCAGGTTCAACTGGTTGTGTATCTAGAAGCGTGGGAGAAGGATAAAAAATATGATCGCTTAGGTTCAGATGATGCCATGATCGAGATTGCTAATGTGGATGTCCCACAGATTCGTATCCCTGTAAAAACAGGTCGAAATGTTGCGATCATCATTGAAGTAGCTGCGATGAATTTCCGTGCGAAAACAATGGGCTATGATGCGACGAAAGCATTTGAAGAACGATTGACACGTTTGATCGAAGAAAATTCAGGAAACGTTTAA
- the liaX gene encoding daptomycin-sensing surface protein LiaX, which produces MKERERVLDLVKKGILSSEEALVLLENMATEKDEKQIKKAADQVNVTGATVDSKENDKVVDLVDKLEQNADESIEPEVSDEDVQAKEAEDRERLEKILDDLATEANRASVELDEINAEIAGVKEEIKEAQEKLMELNTKEELSELTNEDLELRTSLETEIKELEDSLDERNQEKIRLEAELKNIRKEQWSETKDRVASKFDIPDDWKEQATDTINQVGEKMSEAGSQLGSFLKKTFNSFSETMNDNMEWKDVSFKVPGVATTKFDHEFNYPSPLASLIDVKVANGNIVFKTWDKPDVKVEGKIKLYGKMDAETPLEAFLERSQIDVDDEVISFQIPNKRVRADLVFYLPERTFDHVSIKLLNGNVLVESLKAKDVYAKSTNGSITFNEIDATMLEIEGVNGDIKVLDGEILDNIIETVNGTVTIAATPQTVAVSLINGDVRITAKENTLRKVEASSVNGNVKIALPKELGIEGTVKTSLGSINSRLSEYDVIREKKERTNQLLQFRRLNDENMAQINASTTTGNIYLKDTDK; this is translated from the coding sequence ATGAAAGAAAGAGAAAGAGTATTAGACTTAGTTAAAAAAGGCATCCTGTCTTCTGAAGAAGCTTTAGTCTTATTAGAAAATATGGCAACTGAAAAAGATGAGAAACAAATCAAAAAAGCGGCCGATCAAGTAAACGTAACTGGTGCAACTGTTGACTCAAAAGAAAATGATAAAGTCGTAGATTTAGTAGATAAGTTAGAGCAAAATGCAGATGAGAGCATCGAACCTGAAGTTTCAGATGAAGATGTACAAGCAAAAGAAGCAGAAGATCGGGAACGATTAGAAAAAATTCTTGATGATCTTGCAACAGAAGCGAATCGAGCATCTGTAGAATTAGACGAAATCAATGCTGAAATCGCTGGTGTGAAAGAGGAAATCAAAGAAGCACAAGAAAAATTGATGGAATTGAACACCAAAGAAGAGCTTAGTGAATTAACAAATGAAGATTTAGAGTTAAGAACGTCATTAGAAACTGAAATCAAAGAGTTAGAAGATTCTTTAGACGAAAGAAACCAAGAAAAAATTAGATTAGAAGCAGAATTAAAAAATATTCGCAAAGAACAATGGTCAGAAACAAAAGATCGTGTCGCTTCTAAGTTTGATATTCCTGATGACTGGAAAGAACAAGCCACTGATACGATCAATCAGGTGGGTGAAAAAATGAGTGAAGCCGGTTCTCAATTAGGCTCATTCCTTAAAAAGACCTTTAATTCTTTTAGCGAAACGATGAATGACAATATGGAATGGAAAGACGTGAGTTTTAAAGTTCCAGGTGTTGCAACGACAAAATTTGATCATGAATTTAACTATCCATCACCACTTGCAAGTTTGATCGATGTCAAAGTAGCAAACGGAAATATTGTTTTCAAAACTTGGGATAAACCAGACGTTAAAGTAGAAGGGAAAATTAAATTATATGGCAAGATGGATGCAGAAACACCATTAGAAGCATTCCTAGAAAGAAGCCAAATCGATGTAGACGACGAAGTCATTTCCTTCCAGATCCCGAATAAACGTGTTCGTGCAGATTTAGTTTTCTATTTACCAGAACGCACCTTTGATCACGTATCAATTAAATTGCTGAACGGGAACGTTCTTGTTGAATCATTGAAAGCAAAAGATGTTTATGCAAAATCAACAAATGGCTCGATCACATTCAACGAAATTGATGCAACAATGCTTGAAATCGAAGGGGTAAACGGAGATATCAAGGTCTTAGATGGAGAAATCCTAGACAATATCATCGAAACAGTTAACGGAACAGTAACAATTGCTGCAACTCCGCAAACAGTGGCTGTATCATTGATCAATGGAGATGTGCGCATTACTGCAAAAGAAAATACATTACGAAAAGTTGAAGCAAGTTCTGTTAACGGAAACGTAAAAATTGCTTTACCAAAAGAACTTGGTATCGAAGGAACGGTCAAAACAAGCTTAGGCAGCATCAATAGCCGTTTAAGTGAATATGACGTTATCCGTGAGAAAAAGGAAAGAACCAATCAATTATTACAATTCAGACGCTTGAATGATGAAAATATGGCACAAATCAATGCTTCTACAACAACAGGAAATATTTATTTAAAAGATACAGATAAATAA
- a CDS encoding PspC domain-containing protein: MKRPLTKSSNNVVLTGSLAGIAEWIGVDPTIVRVIYVILAIFSAGFPGFLLYIALAVLLPSGRRNNQGGYGHQNPYNRNTRNPNPYANGQKPRKNAEKVDDDDWSDF, translated from the coding sequence ATGAAAAGACCATTGACGAAATCTTCTAATAACGTAGTATTAACAGGAAGTTTAGCGGGGATTGCAGAATGGATCGGTGTAGATCCAACGATCGTTCGTGTGATTTATGTGATTCTTGCAATATTCTCAGCAGGATTCCCCGGCTTTTTACTTTATATCGCATTAGCTGTCCTACTTCCTTCTGGAAGACGTAATAATCAAGGCGGATACGGACATCAAAACCCTTATAATCGTAATACTCGTAATCCAAATCCATATGCAAACGGACAAAAACCAAGAAAAAATGCTGAAAAAGTGGATGATGATGACTGGAGTGACTTCTAA